From one Sphingobacteriales bacterium genomic stretch:
- a CDS encoding acyl-CoA reductase, with translation MNTETRIQALAELGNYIKESPVSLLEAIHTTYLHNTWFTKTNTLKALNNISTEFLSKDNLEKWVEGYGLSYKTPKIIATVAAGNIPMVAFHDILCILVSGNSLQLKLSDKDSYLLPHLLEKLTEFEPEFKDFISIQPKLENFDAIIATGSNNTAKHFEYYFGKYKNIIRRNRNSIAVLTGNETKEELTALGADIFDYFGLGCRNVSKIFVPQEYDLYSLKEGFSCYSGIMEHNQYMNNLDYQRTLFLMNQTHLIDIDFINIVENKSLHSPISCLHVERYETLDEVTNFIIAENENIQCVIGKDFLPFGKSQQPRLNDYADNIDTMKFILEL, from the coding sequence ATGAATACAGAAACCCGTATACAGGCACTTGCCGAACTTGGAAATTACATCAAAGAAAGCCCAGTTTCACTGCTGGAAGCCATTCACACAACCTATTTACACAATACCTGGTTCACCAAAACGAATACATTAAAGGCACTGAATAATATATCCACTGAATTTCTGTCTAAAGATAATCTGGAAAAATGGGTTGAGGGATATGGTTTATCATACAAGACACCTAAAATAATTGCTACTGTTGCGGCAGGAAATATCCCGATGGTCGCTTTTCACGATATTTTATGCATATTGGTATCGGGAAACAGCTTACAGCTCAAATTGTCGGATAAAGACAGCTATTTATTACCCCATCTTTTGGAGAAACTGACAGAATTTGAACCGGAGTTTAAAGATTTCATATCCATCCAGCCAAAGCTGGAGAACTTTGACGCAATTATTGCCACGGGTAGCAATAATACAGCCAAACACTTTGAATACTATTTTGGAAAATATAAAAACATCATTCGCAGAAACAGAAACTCTATCGCCGTTTTGACAGGAAATGAGACGAAAGAAGAACTTACTGCCTTAGGTGCCGACATATTTGATTATTTTGGATTGGGATGCAGGAACGTATCCAAGATTTTTGTGCCGCAGGAATACGATCTATATTCCTTAAAAGAGGGCTTCTCCTGCTATAGTGGCATAATGGAACATAACCAGTACATGAACAACCTGGATTATCAGCGTACCTTATTCCTGATGAACCAAACCCATTTGATTGATATCGATTTCATCAACATCGTTGAAAACAAAAGCCTGCATTCGCCCATATCCTGCCTGCATGTGGAACGCTACGAAACGCTGGATGAGGTAACTAATTTTATAATTGCCGAAAATGAAAACATCCAATGTGTAATAGGAAAGGATTTTCTGCCGTTTGGTAAAAGCCAGCAACCGCGCCTAAATGACTATGCCGACAATATTGACACGATGAAATTTATTTTAGAATTGTAA
- a CDS encoding RDD family protein: protein MHSSYICSSCGNTLYEQFSRTQVRCLNCGHVNEYDTGYKVKKEFELTNESGMLDLIEKQTYVTAPLSKRFINYIIDITCIIFIIILIIMFIHSMGYTFTMTENEVIQILFLLTFPFYYVFMEYKFGKTIGKFFTRTKVVSSDGTELSFGQCLIRSFCRIIPFEYVSGLFTSAIFWHDSIPKTLVVED from the coding sequence ATGCACTCCTCCTATATTTGTTCATCCTGTGGCAATACCTTGTACGAGCAATTCTCCCGGACACAGGTCAGGTGCCTCAACTGCGGCCACGTCAATGAATACGATACAGGGTATAAGGTGAAAAAGGAATTTGAACTGACCAATGAATCCGGCATGCTCGATCTAATTGAAAAGCAGACCTATGTAACCGCTCCTTTGTCAAAACGGTTCATCAATTATATCATCGACATCACCTGTATCATTTTCATCATCATTCTCATCATCATGTTCATTCATTCGATGGGATATACATTTACCATGACAGAAAATGAGGTGATACAAATTTTATTCCTGCTTACATTTCCCTTTTACTATGTTTTTATGGAATATAAATTCGGAAAAACCATCGGAAAGTTTTTCACCAGAACCAAAGTAGTTTCAAGCGATGGGACGGAACTGAGTTTCGGGCAGTGTCTTATACGCTCATTTTGCAGGATCATTCCGTTTGAATATGTCAGCGGGCTTTTTACGTCCGCTATTTTCTGGCACGATTCGATTCCAAAAACATTAGTAGTTGAAGATTAA
- a CDS encoding restriction endonuclease, with the protein MKDKIYVTKASGESEAFSLEKLINSLTRAHATAEEIKSITDTLLPNLYEGITTKKIYSEAFKLLRNQSKTKAARYYLKRGLMEFGPTGFPFERFVGELFKQQGYHVQVGKIVQGKCVTHEIDVVAEKENTIEFVECKYRNQSGFSVDVKTPLYIFARFQDVLDNGLKKDDKTNFIGWIATNTKFTDDALSYGLCKKMHLLSWNYPKNNSLKDIIDKTGLYPLTCLTSLTRTEKQNLLEKNYILVREIYHDENILRNAGVKEARLKSVYDEGNQLCQMAANNHNHSTR; encoded by the coding sequence ATGAAAGATAAGATATACGTAACCAAGGCATCGGGAGAGAGTGAAGCATTTTCGCTGGAGAAACTTATAAACTCCCTGACGCGCGCCCATGCAACAGCGGAAGAAATCAAATCCATCACCGATACACTTTTGCCAAATTTATATGAGGGAATCACCACAAAGAAAATCTATAGTGAGGCCTTTAAGCTGCTCAGAAACCAGTCCAAAACAAAGGCGGCACGCTATTACCTGAAAAGGGGGCTGATGGAATTTGGTCCTACCGGATTTCCATTTGAACGGTTTGTCGGAGAACTATTTAAACAGCAGGGATATCATGTCCAGGTAGGTAAGATAGTTCAGGGGAAATGCGTAACACACGAGATTGACGTAGTTGCCGAAAAGGAAAATACCATTGAATTTGTCGAGTGTAAATACAGAAATCAATCCGGGTTTTCCGTAGATGTAAAAACACCGCTCTATATTTTTGCACGGTTTCAGGATGTGCTGGATAACGGGCTGAAAAAGGATGATAAAACCAATTTTATCGGATGGATAGCCACAAATACCAAATTCACCGATGATGCCCTCTCCTACGGATTATGTAAAAAAATGCATCTGCTGAGCTGGAATTATCCTAAAAATAATTCCCTGAAAGATATAATTGACAAAACAGGTTTATACCCGCTCACCTGCCTTACCAGCCTTACCAGAACGGAAAAACAAAACCTGCTGGAAAAGAATTATATACTCGTCCGTGAAATCTATCACGATGAAAATATACTTCGTAATGCTGGTGTAAAGGAAGCAAGACTTAAATCTGTATATGACGAAGGCAATCAGCTTTGCCAGATGGCAGCAAACAACCACAATCACTCTACCAGATAA
- a CDS encoding asparaginase: MQIRLFITGGTFDKEYNELNGKLFFEDTHVPEMLELGRCKLDVNIRTLMMIDSLEMTEEDRNIIAHNCRHCEEDKIVITHGTDTMVETAKLLASKITAKTIVLTGAMIPYKFGSSDGLFNLGAALAFVQTLPNGIYISMNGKYFHWNSARKNKELGLFESLDE; the protein is encoded by the coding sequence ATGCAGATTCGATTATTCATAACCGGCGGTACGTTTGACAAAGAGTACAATGAACTCAACGGCAAATTATTCTTTGAAGACACGCATGTACCGGAAATGCTCGAGTTAGGCAGATGTAAACTGGATGTCAATATCCGGACATTAATGATGATTGACAGCCTGGAAATGACGGAAGAGGACAGAAATATCATCGCGCATAATTGCCGGCACTGTGAAGAGGACAAGATTGTCATTACACACGGTACGGATACGATGGTGGAAACGGCAAAACTGCTGGCTTCTAAAATTACCGCTAAAACCATCGTGCTGACTGGAGCCATGATACCCTATAAATTCGGCAGTTCCGACGGATTGTTTAACCTGGGTGCCGCACTGGCATTTGTACAGACATTGCCAAATGGAATTTACATCTCCATGAATGGTAAATATTTTCATTGGAACAGCGCCCGCAAGAATAAGGAACTTGGTTTGTTTGAATCACTGGATGAATAA